The Thamnophis elegans isolate rThaEle1 chromosome Z, rThaEle1.pri, whole genome shotgun sequence DNA window atgttggatATTTATAATTTGTACAGATATTACATTTGCTTACATCATTTTATGTGAAATTGAGTATTTCTGGCTCAGTTACAAATTTGTAAAAATGTAcattaattatattttcattttaaatcatataaTACTTAATGAAAGTGCTTGATGCAAACTCTTGATAggaatttatattttgtttgtagtGATACAATATATAATCAGCTGGTTTTTCTTATTGCTTGAATaagtatattaaaaatattgccTAATATAGTAAATTTGATCCAGTCTGAGCTAATTGATCAGTAATACTCTGCTTACATGTCCAGTAGCTGTTATACTGAAGACAATGAACCTGGTAAGTTGGACAAAGTTTTAGAGCTTATACATATCTAAAAGCTATGACTATCTGTAACCCTACATCTCTGTGCAAAATATGTAACCATGTAATTCTGTAactattaaatcaaatcaaatctccaTTATGTTAGTGTAGAACATAGAAAAAGATATTAATTTCTATtacccaaaaataaaataaaggaatgaGGCAGTCTCTGAATTATTTATTGGATTTGATGAACTactataaaatattatttgaaagaTCAGTTCACTATGAGAAACTTTGGCTTTTCTTGGAATCCTAGATGAAGCAGAGATTTtcagtattttctttttatatctacctatttatattatattaaaaagtAACATATATATTGTTGAATAAACATACACTACTCTGTTTTGAATATAAAGTATTTAATTATAGATGAGTACTAAATATATATTAACAATGATTTATAGCTATAAACCCTCTCTACATATGTTTCTTTCATAATCATTTTTTAAGAATCTATATTATCTTTTGTACACAATGATTCAAAGATACATAATAGGCAACCAACAGAATTTTGGATATTCTGATTAATGTGATTTAAtctgcattttctattttttctccaGTTActtaataaacacacacacacacacacacacacacacacacttcacttTTTATACAGgcataaaaatattgtaaaaatataagtaattaaaaaaatgtattcttttaAATCCTGTACATAGATGCTTGTTTCCCTACTTACCTTCAGCccattgttttctttcattaACATCCTGGCCTTGTGgtgtgcattttattttcttcagaatTCTTAGACATAAACTGTGGGTTTTTGCAAATTTATGCACCAGTAAATCTTGCattatagtaaaataaataaataaatacagggaaTGAGTATGTATGTTATTGCCCAAATGCACTAATTGTGTCCATTTAACTTTTGGAAAAACCATTTTGACAATGAATTTTAACTATGCTCTGGCAATAAATTGATATGAGtaattatatttgttttgtttaataGTCTCCAATCAAAATCTGGTTTTGTACAGAATGATTGAAAGAACTGGAATGGCCAACCAATCCACTGTGGTGAAATTCCTTCTGATGGGATTTTCTGATGACTGTGATGTACAACGTCTACATTTTgtcatttttctatttatttacttattagccTTAACTGGAAATTTACTTATAATTGTTGTTGTATTCCTGAATCACCACCTGCACACCCCTATGTATTTCTTTTTGGCTAACCTGTCCCTAACTGATATTTGTTTAATCACGACCACAGTCCCCAAATCCATGGCAGTTTCATTGACAGATGACAAAATAATTACTGTTCCTGGGTGTGTTGCTcaagtttttttaattgttagctTTACTTGTTCTGAGGTTTCCTTGCTAACTATTATGGCTTATGACCGTTACATAGCTATTTGCCATCCTCTACAATATAGTGTCATCCTGAACTGGGGTGCATACAATCAAATGGCAGTTATTTCCTGGGTCAGCTCCCTGCTATATGGATCTGTACAAACAGTCATCACTTTCCAATTACGCTTCTGTGGACCAAACACAATTGGGCAATTTTTCTGTGACATTCCTCAGTTACAAAAGATTTCTTGCACAGATACAAAAGTGAACCAGATAGTGATCTGGATATTTGGATTCATTGTGTCTTCATTTTGTTCAGGATTGGTTTTTGCTTCTTATGTCTATATTATTTCTGCTGTACTGAAAATTCAATCAGTTGAAGGAAGATCCAAAGCATTCTCAACTTGTATTCCACACTTGACAGTTTTTTCTTTATTCATGTCTACATGTTTGTTTTCATACATGAGGCCaaaatctctttcttttcccattaTAGACTTGCTTTCTGCTGTTTCATATACAATTGTGCCTCCTGTTATGAATCCCATCATTTATAGCCTCCGGAACAAGAACATTCAAGTAGCTGTATGGCAATTAacatcaaaaacaaacaaacaaactaataataaatcctAAACTAATTTGATTGTCTTTAGTCTGACAAATATAACATGTCCTTGTGAAAGGATGAGAGATTCTCCTTGGATGTCTCttcctctattttattctaacatACTGTATAGGTCACAGTGCATATTGCAAAGCATTTGGATATAATGAAGAGAAGATTAAAATTGTGTAGGACATAACTGCACAATTAACTGGCAACAGAAACACTAGAGTGAGACTTTTGCTCCTAATTATTATTCTTACactaatatataatttattatttgcataattttctcagtaaataaatgaacaagACATTTTTGAATAATTTATTTACTTGGTTTTCTCTTTGTCTACTTTTACTATTTGTATAGAGGAGGAATCATGTTTTAGTAGTTCCTATTTATATTAACAATTCAGAAAGTTACACAAATCTTAAATACACTATTGCATTTACTTTCAAGTTATATGATAGGTAATGTGGTTCCTTGCTTCATATAGagacaaaacaaaactaaacaaaacTTGACTAGATCTCAGTACTTTAattatgaaataatatatttataataaaagaGAGCCCAACTTCATCATTTGTATGGCTAATGGATCATGTTTTAGttcctatctatttctatctattttcacTCTTGACATAAAGCCCTTGGATCACATCAAATATCAAAAAGAATTTCCTAACTTGATTGGACTCTCTTTAGTATGATAAATGTAATATTCTGTTAGTAGAATGTTGTTATGAAACCAGGAGCAATTTTCCTAACATGCATTTTTCTCCATTATCATAATTCAATATATAAAAGAGAAGGATATATAAAGGAGAAGGATGAAATTTTTAACACTATGTACAAGTGATTGGCAACACAAACAATGGACTAGATATTATCTTAATTGTTACAATGCTTacattaatataatatttattattcaaaTCATTTTCcttaaatgtatatgtataatcaCTTATTTAAATGATTATACAAATGGTTTTATCTTTATCTCATTTTATGACGTATGGggaatggataatgtttaatccatatttttttacagaaatattgaaaatcaaAAAAGTTTCCAAATCTTTACATTTCTATGTGATAAATGGTTCCTTGTTTCATATATAGTCAGAACAAAGCAAATGACATATTACAGGACCTTATTTTCTGAAACATGAAAATACCTTTAAGGAAATTTGGTTGGCAGAGCTTTATCTAACTAACTAAGGTAACATACATATTCTGTCTAAAGATTTCATGAATAAAACTTTTCCATTTTAAACAATAGAATTGTGACTTTGTCTTTAATGTCTTTATTCAAATTAAACAAATACTATACTAGTCAAATATAATCAGATCCATATCCCATATTTACTGCTAAAAGTTATTTGCTAAAGTCTCTTAGCTAAACATTCAGttaaaattttaatatttatattgatCAATGAATGCAAATTGATCAAGTGAACTGTAGCAGGTTTTGATATAATTGTGAGATATATTTCATTAAACGAAGAAGTTAATATATAactttcaaaattttcattataTAGTTTTTAGAGTTTGGTGGGAAAAAAGTTGTTCAACATAGATTTGATATCATTTTATCAAACATCAATGAAGTCCTGCACTTAGCtattatttctaataaatttctttttaatctcATCTATATCCAAAGGAGAAAGTAGTTAcagattatttaaaattaaatatcaaaTAAATACATATCAATTTCTAAAATTTTGATATTTTGAGTTGTTTCAAATAAGCAAATGTGTGGGTTTATAATAGCATTTAAAATATACTAGCCAAACTGCAAAATAGCAGGTACAAATAATTATATTAACATTGAAATTCAAGTTGGATGGATTTGTATGAATTAGAGAATGTGGAGGAAAACAACCCAAAACCAAATGGCCAGACAAAATAGTACTGAAGAATAAAAACTCACATGAGTTTGATGAATGGAGACCATACAAGATgcttaaataaaatttaatactCTTTCTGGCCTTAATCCAATATTCTGTTCAATCCCATATCATCTCACAATGGAGGAAAATTCCCTATGACCCAGTTGACAAATGGAGACCGTATAATCTGCTTTAGGGAAGTGAATTACATGGAGAATATAGAGTGCCAAGACAAAGCTTATGTAAGGTcttgtttaaagaaaaatgagCAATAGGTTCCAAATCCCCATCCATAACAACCTAGCAGTTTTAGCTTTGATTTGTTCAATCAGGAAGTCTTGACTGAATTTACTTGAGTATCTCTCATGATTCTCAGTGGGCAGGTTTTCACTGATTCTATACACAGGCCAGATTTTGCAGTTTTAGCCCTTTAATaagctttttgtattttattttcactcACTAGACTGAGCACTGAAGGCTCTCTCAAGTCATTTTTAATtagacaaagttttttttataaattatgtCCCCCATTCAGTAGCTGGTCTATAAATTGTTCAGCTTTAAAATATAGTAGGAATAACTGAAGTCCCTATGGAAAAACAGAGTTGAATCCGGAATCCATATGGGTAGAAAAAATAGTGTAGTACTCTTCATCAGATTAAGAAGATGATCACATACTTTCAAAAACTTCATCTACTTGTTCCAACTATTATAAGTATTTATGAAAACTGCCAAGAAAAACATCAAGGGGAAGCAAGAAAAGCATTTTACTTATTTCACAATAATAATGAAGGCAGGAAGAATGAAGTATAGTTCTTCAAGCTACTATGGTGTATTTCAAAAGGATGTTTCAAAGCTTAAAAACAACTGTGTTTCATCATTCTCTGTCTTCTCCTGTATACTAATGAACAGAAGCCAAATCTACAATCTTAACTATTCTTACATGCTTTAATGACAAAACCTGACATTTTCAAGGGATATTAGTAAACAAACTTCCTTACTGACTCTAAGAGAAAGATTAAATGTACAAAATATCCAAATGAtggcaatttaaaattcaactgGATTCATTCACATATTCATATGGGGGGATAAGATGTTTTGATTgatagataaacaaacaaacatatactaagcaagcaaacaagcatATTATCTGGGATTGGGGCTAGCAGATATTTCAAAACATGAAACCTGAATTGTGgatcaaattatatttttcaaaatcTCTGATATTTCTAGGTACTTTTGAGAGCtaataacaaaaatattctaatggTTTCTAAAGAATATGCTCCTCAGAGAGTGATTCATTAGGGGATTTTTTTTACTATGACATAGAActtttatggaaaaaaaattTGGGCATGGGATTCAAAAGAGATTGTTAAATTAGAGAAATAAAATAACTGGAGTTGCTTTCTTGGGAATATTCAATATCTGCCCCAAAATGTCTATGTTGCACTTTTAATCTTTATCAGATTTTACTTGAAATTCTAAAAAATAATTGAAGaattttgttacattttattattaGCATTACTATGGGAAATTATGTACTTTGGTGTTCCAAAGAAATATTGTGCTTTCATTGCAGAATGAAATTGGGGCAGAGAAAAAAGATCCACAATTGGCTCTTTCAGCAGAATGCTGAGGAAGATGATTattcccaccctcccaccccctgGAGTATAATGAGAGATACTATATGATAAtcattcattttcttattttgcaATTTACCCATTCATTTCAGCAGTAGAATTATGATCAGTCtctagagcagggtgtcaaactcaaggctggattcggcccatggggtgcttagatctggtctgtgaGGCCACCTTGTAAACAGCAAGGGACTggtctgtggtgcctctgccagtgaaaacagaactcaaGTGGCTGTCcatagccctcctgagctctattttcactagcagaggattgcaggaggctattgcagctgaaaacggagttcaggagcccattttcattggcagagaactcaggccaccacaggcatccctgacatgagtgatggtgagctggccacacccaccctggccacacccaccctgtcctataattattctttcttttaattctttttatcaTAGAGTTAGATCCCATAAAATTGTGTATATATTTTGTCACATGTCAATCATATTTCAAGACAGTAACAAATATACTGGTAAGTAGAACACTTAAGACAGCAGGATTTTAGTTATGAAATATTGCTTATAGGAAGACCATAATATGTAATGCCATAAAAATTCTTTTTTAGACTGAACATGAATTTTACCTGGACTTTGCTACTTTTCACAGATCTAGAGATCAGCTTTGTGATCTGAGATTTAAAGGTTATTTATTACTGTTGAAAATATATATGATTGGCAGTATGTGTGTTTGTACTTAAGCATTTCCCTTATTTATATCTAAGAAGAATAAACTAAGATAAATATGgatttattaagaaaaatatatCAGATATATTATCACTCATAATGTAATAATGTAGAAAAGAACTCTTTGTAAAAGTTCCATCAGTTCAAAGCAGATATAAAGCTTCCTCCACATGTTCTCCCCACCTGATTGGCAGTTGTTTCCAAACACTAAACCTGTGTCATGGATCAAATGTTCTTTCTCAAAATCTTGGTAACTTTGTGAGATAATGACAAATATCAGCTAATTATTCTCCTGAATCTGCTCCTCAGAAGGTCACATGATTCATTAGAGGTTTTCTAATGAGACATACAAATTAGATCAGATGGAGATTTCAACATGGGATTCAGGAGGGGTCGCTAATCTAGCCCATCTAAAATAGCTTTCTGAGAAACATTTTGGATCTACTTTTAGTTCAGATTTTATTGGAATGTGTTAAGTCATTACGATACATGAGTATGATGATAGATGACATAGGTAGAAGGTGATAATCAGTTCTCTTTATGTTTGGTAATGTAGAATTTCAAATTCAGCATGAAAATTATGATAATTCTCCAGGGAGTGATTTATTGAAGCACAATAGAAATCAGGGGTGATATAACAGTATTTTCTTTAACTTCTTAGCAGAGACTTAGAATCTGTAAAATGGTAGAAAAGAACAGGTGTATTTGTACTGTCAAGAACATTTCAAAACATCACAAAAATTGTAAGTAGAATTTTTACTGCGTAAAAAAGAATTTTTACCACAATTCTTCTGTGCTCAGGATTTCAACAATAAAATAACTGTGCAATGTTGTGCAGGAACACCACCATGCATACAGTAATGACATAAAAATCTCCTTTGGGGTGTATTTTCTAGGGTGATAGGATACTGCTGCTTTACACAGAATTGTAATCAACTTTACAACTGAGATATTGTCCAAGTAAAGAAGTTCTTCATCCTCATTAAAGCTGTGTATCTGTGATCTAAAATGTATATGATTGTTGTCAAaaaattcattcatttctttcattcattgaaAGAAATACATTAGATTAAGTATGGATCATTTAACAAAAgtaaggagggaaaagaagaaaataagtacaTTATCACTTATAACTAGAAAACTAAGTATTCAAAAATACTCCCCACttcttcattttaccaattttttttacaacgtTTACTGAGTAAATACACAATAATGGTCTGGCTGTAGTATCAAATATTTAATTTGACACAAATCTATTAATTTAACCTATTAAATAATAggtcattaatttatttattctgaAATTAGTTGATAATTACATAGCTATGGGTTTCACTGAATTGTGGGAACACATGTCAAACAGACATATAGATAAAAACCAAAAGCCCTGTACAGTTATCTTCAATTAAATTGCCTGAGGGCACAGATTAAAAATCTTACATCCTCTTTAATTTgagaaaaatgtatttcaattaaaaaaataacatttaatatcTCTCCTCCACCCAAATGTAGCTATAATTTTTTTCCTGTTGAAAGAGGGCTGTTGTTGGAGAGAGAActggaggaagaaggaatattctGTATGTTCACTACCTTGAGTTTCTTATAAAGTAACAAAGgtaagataaaaaataaataaaaaataaacatattatattaaaaattataCAGTTAATCTGTCTCCTCCTTACAAATGAATCAGGAAATCTTTCATATTAAAGTTGAATTTtgcttaattaaaatatttaattccttACTTTTATGACAATATCtgtatataaaaagagaaaaagattgtTCCCTAAAGCATACACGCATGCACGTATGCATGGCCCTACCCATGATTCATTTTGTATCTTTGCAGTTTTTTAATTATCCTAAAAAGTAATGTTATTCATTTAGATGAATATTATAGACAGAAGGTATGtatcatatatattttaatgtatatatttAGTATGTTctccacaaggaaaaaaaatcctttttagaAACCAATTTTCCTTGGTTTTCCTTGATTTGTTATAATTGGAGATAGATCAAGCTGCACAGGATGGCAATCTCATATGCAGTTTAAATTAAACAGAAATGTTTAATATTATAAAGATAATCTTATCTCCCCACCACATGTTGCTGTAATTGTTCCTGTTGAATtatatttcttaaataaatattgaGACATAAGGAGTAATATATACATTTTCATCTCTATACTTAATACTTTACTCAGAACCAAAGAAATCCTTTAACAAATTAGTTGCAATATCATGTTAAttgtttccatttcttcttccttccttccttccttccttccttccttccttctgcccccACTTTCTCATTATCCTTATGGTCTCTTTCTATAGAATTCTTCTTCTTGTCAATTGAATCTGCTAAAAGAGATAAACTTTGATaaatgtacatacacacacacatacatgctttagaaataaatattattttgcctTTGAAGAATGAGTAATATCCTCTTACAAACAttacaaattataatttaataGTTTGCATTATTACGTACAGCATGAATAATTCTGTAACCATATTGTTTTCTCTACTAATTTGCTATGATAATTTCTTTGTATCTGGAAGGAGTCAGATAAACTAAATGGCCAACCAATCCACTGTGAGAGAATTCATTCTGATGGAATTTTCTGATGATCGTGACATGCAGATTTGGTATTTTGTAATGTTTCTTGTCATTTACTTACTAGCTTTAGTTGGAAATTTACTTCTTGGTGTTGCCGTGATCCTAAATCACCACCTTCATGCTCCCATGTATTTCTTTTTGGTCAATTTGTCATTCTCTGATGTTTGCTTCATCTCAACTATAATTCCTAAAGCCATGGCTGCTTCTTTGACAAATAACAAGAAGATCTCCTATGTTGGATGTGCTGCTCAGGTCTTCTCAGTTTTCATCTTTGGAGGTTCTGAACTTTCCTTGCTTACTATCATGGCTTATGACCGTTATGTGGCCATCTGTCATCCTCTGCAATATACTCTAATCCTGAACTGGGATGCCTGTTTGCAAATGGCAGCTATTTCTTGGATAAGCAATTTGATCAATGCTTTACTATACACCTATCTCACATTCAGGTTAAATTTCTGCAAATTCAATATAATTGATCAATTTTTTTGTGATATTCCTCATCTTCAAAACATTTCATGTACTGATACAAGAATTAATCAAATTCTAATATTGGTTACATCGATTATTGTAGATTCCTTTTGCAGTGGActcatttttatttcctatggcTATATCTTTTTCACTGTGCTGACAATCCCTTCAGTTCAAGGCAGATACAAAGCTTTCTCCACATGTACTCCCCACCttattgtcttttctttgtttttgatcTTTGCTCTGTTCGCATATATGAGGCCCCAAAGTCTTTCCTCCCATACTTTGGATTTGCTCTCTGCTTTTCTCTACACTGTTTTGCCCCCACTCCTCAATCCCTTCATTTATAGCTTCAGGAACAAGGATATCCAAAAGGCTGTATGGAAAATGCTAATAACATAGAAGTACAAGTTTTCTGTAGATAGGTCTCTTATATTTATTTGTAAGCATGACTCATATAGCATACAATTTTGCAATGCAAGATCTCTACATTAAAGTGATCATTTTAAAATGGGTCTTTCAAACACTTAAATGTTAATTACTATCTAAATGCTGAAGATGCTAAAATACTAAAGACATGGCATAGAATTAtctcattttataaccttttgttTAATATAGTTTTGGAAAAAGAAAGTGAGCTTAAATGTGCTAGATGTGTACTGAATTTTATGCTGAAAATGTAGAATTTTTCCAGAAATAAAGAAGTTTGTATTGTAATTATCAtactttgaaataaattattctgtTCCAATGAAAAGATAATATCATGGTTATGTTGAAAGGTTCCACTGGTGTTAATAATTCTGTTCCATCCTGACTTTTCAAGGTTGCATTGATGTGTTCTTTCTCCTGCTTCTGAATTGAGTCTCTATTGACATAATGCAaagactgattaaaaaaaacttacgTCATCAAGATTAAATGTTATGTTAAGAACTATGTTATATTTGTttgattttattctgttttgaaagggagggatttttttttcattttaatgacattaaagaaaattaaacattgtttttaaaaaagaggaaatgctTTGGGTTGTGGCAGTTCGATAATGCTAACAAGTCAAATTTTCTAGTAGCTATTCATGTTTATATGCTGATTTCCCATTAGCTTTTAAACCTCAAAAGAAAGATAATCTATATCCAGGTTATTTGACTGCCAAAGTTTTTGAAGGATGCTTACTTTATTTCTAAACAAAGGCATTTTGTAGAGTTTAGCATATcctacattttaaattatttcttaaCTAAAACATTCTGAAGACTTCACTGataaactgctttttaaaagaagcatATTTTAGAGGCCTTTCCATAGTGATTCTTTTCATTCTGAAAGAGATCCTATCAAAATGATTGGTATTTTCAAATATCTGTCACACTAATCAGGATTATTTGTTTACTAACTCAATTGACCACCTactccacatctttttaaattagcatttcagtaaaatatattgagccttctttttcttattgatttcttaaattttcttcttcttgttgatTTCTTAAATTAGTCATGGAACATAAAAGTCAAGATGCTAGTTGAATTAAACTATTTAGAataccattttaaatatttttattcattactTTTGACAGCCCATTTTTTGAATAAAAGACCTTACTAACTTTGCCATTAAAATGAACTATTACTTTTGTTTGTAACACAGTCATCTAGATGTTCAGAATTTACATTTTTATCCACATGTTGAGTCCTTCTCATggacctgagataggcagatgtggatgttttgTAGCATTATAGATATTATTACAGGAGTAAGCAGTTCTGGATAAAATTGCCTTGCATACAAATGGCATTTCTTGATCTTCCAACAAAACTTTGTTGCTACTTTATCATGCTGTTGTTTGTAGTAAGTTTGTGCAATTTTCTTGTAGCAGCTAACCACTTATTATTAGTTTTAGGATGCATCAACAGAAGAACAGTATCAAGGTCATatgaaatgagaatagaat harbors:
- the LOC116521436 gene encoding olfactory receptor 14A16-like, with product MIERTGMANQSTVVKFLLMGFSDDCDVQRLHFVIFLFIYLLALTGNLLIIVVVFLNHHLHTPMYFFLANLSLTDICLITTTVPKSMAVSLTDDKIITVPGCVAQVFLIVSFTCSEVSLLTIMAYDRYIAICHPLQYSVILNWGAYNQMAVISWVSSLLYGSVQTVITFQLRFCGPNTIGQFFCDIPQLQKISCTDTKVNQIVIWIFGFIVSSFCSGLVFASYVYIISAVLKIQSVEGRSKAFSTCIPHLTVFSLFMSTCLFSYMRPKSLSFPIIDLLSAVSYTIVPPVMNPIIYSLRNKNIQVAVWQLTSKTNKQTNNKS
- the LOC116520569 gene encoding olfactory receptor 14A16-like, yielding MANQSTVREFILMEFSDDRDMQIWYFVMFLVIYLLALVGNLLLGVAVILNHHLHAPMYFFLVNLSFSDVCFISTIIPKAMAASLTNNKKISYVGCAAQVFSVFIFGGSELSLLTIMAYDRYVAICHPLQYTLILNWDACLQMAAISWISNLINALLYTYLTFRLNFCKFNIIDQFFCDIPHLQNISCTDTRINQILILVTSIIVDSFCSGLIFISYGYIFFTVLTIPSVQGRYKAFSTCTPHLIVFSLFLIFALFAYMRPQSLSSHTLDLLSAFLYTVLPPLLNPFIYSFRNKDIQKAVWKMLIT